The genomic segment GGTGCAGTCGAGCGCGCGCGAGGCCCGCGAGGCCGTGGCCCAGGCCGAGCAGACCAATGCGACGGTCGAGATCCTCGATCAGACGGCCAGCCGCATCGGCGAGGTCGTGAAGATGATCAACGCGATCGCCGCCCAGACCAATCTGCTGGCATTGAACGCCACCATCGAGGCCGCGCGCGCGGGCGAGGCCGGCCGCGGCTTCGCCGTGGTCGCGGGCGAGGTCAAGAGCCTCGCGACGCAAACCGCGACCGCGACGGAAGAGATCTCGCGCCAGGTCGAGGAGATCCAGGGCGCGACCGGCCAGGCGGTCGCCGCGATCCGGTCGATTGGCGGGGCCATCGGTGGTATCGACGAGAAGATGACGGCGATTGCCGCCGCGGTCGAAGAGCAGCGCGCGGCGACGACGGAAATCTCGCGCAACTTCCAGCAGGCGGCCCAGGGCACCCGCGAGGTCACCGACACGATCGGCAGCGTCGCCAGGCTCAACCAGGAGACCGGCAATGCCGGGACCGTGCTGTCTGAGTCCGTCAAGAAGATGTCGGCGGATGCCGATCGTCTTCGCGTCGCCGTCGAGGGCTTCCTCGGCGCCGTGAAGAGCGCCTGATTTTCGTCCTCTTTCCATCGGGCGTCGCGCGGGCATTGCCGCAGCCCGGCACTGCGGGTACATCTGTGCCGCCTCGCTCCCGCGAGCGCAGCGACAGACGCAAGACACATCAGGGATGGAGAGTTCGATGCCGGTCACCCCACACAAGGCCCAACGCCCTTATCGCGGCGTGTTCCCGGTCGCGCCCACCATCTTCGACGAGCGCGGCGAGCTCGACCTCGAGGGCCAGCGCCGTTGCATCGACTTCATGATCGATGCCGGCTCGCACGGCATTTGCATCCTCGCCAATTTCTCCGAGCAGTTCGTGCTTACCGATGCCGAGCGCGAGACGGTGATGCACACGGTGCTGGAGCATGTGGCCGGCCGGGTTCCCGTGATCGTCACCACCACGCATTTCAGCTCGGCCGTGTGCGCGGCGCGCAGCAAACAGGCCGAGGCGGCCGGCGCCGCCATGGTGATGGTGATGCCGCCCTATCACGGCGCGACCTTCCGCGTCCCCGAGAAAGGCATCGTCGAATTCTTCAAGGTGCTCTCCGGGGCGATCAATATCCCGATCATGATCCAGGACGCGCCGGTGGCCGGCACGCCGCTGTCGGTCGAGTTGCTGGCGCGGCTGTCGCGCGAGTTTGCCAACATCCGCTATTTCAAGATCGAGGTGCCGGGCGCGGCCTCGAAACTCCGCAGCCTGATCGAGGCGGGCGGCAAGGACATCGAAGGTCCCTGGGACGGCGAGGAGGCAATCACGCTGCTCGCCGATCTCGACGCCGGCGCCACCGGCGCCATGACCGGCGGCGGTTATCCCGACGGCATCCGCCAGATCATCGATCCCTATTTCGCCGGCGATCGCGAGAAGGCGAAGGCCGCCTACGAGCGCTGGCTGCCGCTGATCAACTACGAGAACCGCCAATGCGGCCTGATCGCCTGCAAGGCCATGATGCAGGCCGGCGGCGTGATCAAGTCGGAGGCGGTGCGCCATCCGCTGCAGCCGCTGCATCCGGCAACGCGGGCGGGTCTGCTGGAACTGGCCAAGGAGCGCGACGCACTGGCGCTCAGGTGGGGGAAGTAGAGCCACATACCCCGCGGCCGTGGGGTGGGCAAAGCGAAGCGTGCCCACCACCTGTTGCCATCGCGAAAGTTGGTGGGCAGGGCGCAAGCGCGCCTTTGCCCACCCTACGAAGGCTGCGCTGGGGGAAATAGGTCTCTCCCCGTCATTGCGAGGAGCGAAGCGACGAAGCAATCCAGACTGTTTCCGCGGAGACAGTCTGGATTGCTTCGCTTCGCTCCTCGCAATGACGGGGGCGCTCATTTCGCCTGAAGGCGTCGAATTAACGCAATTCCGCCAGTTTCCGCCGGCCCGGCGATGGCATATTGTACGCCCGCCAACCGGCCCTGCGGAGAATCCCAGGCATCGCGCAACAAGACATCGCGCAACAGCTCTTCTTTTGCCACGATCCCGAGCCAGGTTGGTGCAAACCGACAGAACAGGGAGGCAGTGCCATGACGATGAGGCCGGATCCCACCTTTCACGCATCGCCCAAGCTTGCGATGGAAGCGCCTGCGGAGAACTTTGCTTACACCTTGCTGCTCAGTCCGGATTTCTCAAAGCCGGACGCTCTCGCGGTCATCGACGTCAAGCCGGGATCGCCGACCTATAGCCAGATCGTCCACACCGTCACGATGCCCAACAAGGGCGATGAGTTTCATCACTTCGGCTGGAATGCCTGCTCCTCCGCTCTGTCGCCGCTCGCCGGACACGCCTTCATCGAGCGGCGCTATCTCATCATCCCAGGGCTGCGTTCGTCGCGGATCTACGTCATCGATACCAAGCCCGATCCGACCCAAGCCAAGATCCACAAGATCATCGAGCCAGAGGAGGTCTTCAGGAAGACCGGCTACTCACGGCCGCACACGATCCATTGCGGGCCGGACGGCATTTACGTGAGCACGCTGGGCGGCGGCGGCAAGGACGGCACCAACGGACCTCCGGGCGTCTTCATCATGGATTGCGAGACGTTCGAAGTGCTTGGACGATGGGAGATCGACCGTGGCCCGCAGACGCTGCATTATGATTTCTGGTGGAATCTGCCGCGCGACTACATGGTGACGAGCGAATGGGCGTTGCCGCCGCAGTTCGAGAACGGGATCGTCCCGGAAGATCTGCTTGCGAACAAATATGGCCATCGTCTCCACTTCTGGGACCTTCGCGCCCGCCGCAACGTCCAGACCATCGACCTCGGCGCCAATCATCAGATGGCGCTGGAGGTGCGGCCGGCGCACGATCCGGTTCGCGAGTACGGGTTCGTCGGTGTGGTGGTCGACACCACCAACCTCGAAGCATCGATCTGGACCTGGTGGCGCGAGGATGGAAAATTCCATGCCGAGAAGACGGCGACGATTCCTCCTGAACCCGCGCCCAAGGAGCAGCTGCCGCCGCTGCTGCAGGGATTTGGCGCCGTGCCGCCGCTGGTGACGGACATCGACCTGTCGATGGATGACCGGTTTCTCTATGTCTCGTGCTGGGGGACGGGTGAGATGCGCCAGTACGACGTCAGCGATCCCAGAAAGCCGAAGCTTGCGGGCTCAGTCCACATCGGCGGCATCGCGCGGCGCACGCCCCATCCGAACGGCAAGGCCTTTGCGGCAGGTCCGCAGATGGTCGAGATCAGCCGCGACGGCCGGCGCGTGTACTGGACCAATTCGCTCTATTCCACCTGGGATGACCAGTTCTATCCCGACGGGGTTCCGGGCGTGGAAGTCATGGCGAATGTCGGTCGCAACGGTGGCCTCGAGCTCGACAAGAACTATTTCGTGAGTTTCCCCGACGGATATCGTGCGCACCAGATCAGGCTCGAGGGCGGCGACTGTTCGACGGACTCCTTTTGCTACCCGTCGGTCTAGATGGGACGCATGCGAGCCCGGCCCTTGGCTGGCTGTGGCTCGCGCTTGTTGCGAGCGGCCTCTACCACGGGGTCAATCCGGGAATGGGATGGCCGCTCGCCGTTTCGGCCGGGCTCATGGACAAGAGCCCGCGCGCGCTCTTCCGTGCATTGTGGGCTCTGGCGGCCGGGCATCTCCTGGCAACACTTCTCGTGTTGCTGCCGTTCGCCTTCCTGCTCGTGCTGGCCGCGTGGCAGCGTCCGATCCAGATCGGTGCGAGCCTTCTCGTCATCGGCTTTGGCGTCTATCGGCTGATCGACCGGCGTCATCCGCGCACGCTGGCACGAATTCCGCCGACGCAATTGGCGCTCTGGTCATTTGCCGTCGCCATCGCTCACGGCGCCGCCCTGATGCTCGTGCCGATCTATCTCGGGCTCTGCAAGGCCTTCGATCTCGATGCCGGCCATGAGGCGGCGGGCGCGCTGATGAAGGCAAATCTCGGGATGGCGGTGCTGGTGTCCCTGGTGCACGTTGCCGCCATGGTCGGCGCCGGCGGATGTCTGGCGTGGCTGGTCTACCGCCATCTGGGATTGAGGTTCGTCTCGCGAAGCTGGTTCAACCTGGATGCAGTCTGGGCGACCAGCCTCGTTGTGGTTGGCGCGGTGGCGCTCGCTTTCAATCTTGCGAGCTAGCGCTAAATTAGGCTGAGTATGTCTCCCCAACGTCATTGCGAGCGAAGCGAGGCAATCCAGACTTTCCCTCTGGAGAAAGTCTGGATTGCTTCGTCGCTTCGCTGCTCGCAATGACGGAGGACGTGGTGACTATCTTGCCAGAGCCCACTCGCCGATGATGCGGAAGCGCGCCTTGGCATCATCCTGCTTGAACAGCGCGATGCGGTCGACCGCTAGCGCGTCGAGCTTCAGCGCCGCAAAACGCTCCCGCAGCATCGCCAGGATCGGCCCGCGCCGTTCCGCATCCAGGCGCCCCGTCAGCGTCATGTGGAAGCGGAATTCTTCCATCACGTAGGGATAGCCCCAGCGGTCGAGATAGTCGCGCTGCCGCTCGCTGAGCTTCTCCGGCTTGCGC from the Bradyrhizobium sp. WBAH42 genome contains:
- a CDS encoding dihydrodipicolinate synthase family protein codes for the protein MPVTPHKAQRPYRGVFPVAPTIFDERGELDLEGQRRCIDFMIDAGSHGICILANFSEQFVLTDAERETVMHTVLEHVAGRVPVIVTTTHFSSAVCAARSKQAEAAGAAMVMVMPPYHGATFRVPEKGIVEFFKVLSGAINIPIMIQDAPVAGTPLSVELLARLSREFANIRYFKIEVPGAASKLRSLIEAGGKDIEGPWDGEEAITLLADLDAGATGAMTGGGYPDGIRQIIDPYFAGDREKAKAAYERWLPLINYENRQCGLIACKAMMQAGGVIKSEAVRHPLQPLHPATRAGLLELAKERDALALRWGK
- a CDS encoding selenium-binding protein SBP56-related protein, whose product is MTMRPDPTFHASPKLAMEAPAENFAYTLLLSPDFSKPDALAVIDVKPGSPTYSQIVHTVTMPNKGDEFHHFGWNACSSALSPLAGHAFIERRYLIIPGLRSSRIYVIDTKPDPTQAKIHKIIEPEEVFRKTGYSRPHTIHCGPDGIYVSTLGGGGKDGTNGPPGVFIMDCETFEVLGRWEIDRGPQTLHYDFWWNLPRDYMVTSEWALPPQFENGIVPEDLLANKYGHRLHFWDLRARRNVQTIDLGANHQMALEVRPAHDPVREYGFVGVVVDTTNLEASIWTWWREDGKFHAEKTATIPPEPAPKEQLPPLLQGFGAVPPLVTDIDLSMDDRFLYVSCWGTGEMRQYDVSDPRKPKLAGSVHIGGIARRTPHPNGKAFAAGPQMVEISRDGRRVYWTNSLYSTWDDQFYPDGVPGVEVMANVGRNGGLELDKNYFVSFPDGYRAHQIRLEGGDCSTDSFCYPSV